From one Candidatus Methanoplasma termitum genomic stretch:
- a CDS encoding PRC-barrel domain-containing protein yields MDNKIFSREIIGKEVETITGRTVGKLEDLVIDTVDGSIKYLLVSASGKVIGEEHKVDDKGRLVVETDRIRFDGNKIIIN; encoded by the coding sequence ATGGACAATAAGATCTTCAGCAGAGAAATTATCGGCAAGGAAGTGGAGACCATCACCGGACGGACGGTGGGAAAGCTCGAGGATCTGGTCATCGATACCGTCGATGGTTCGATCAAATATCTCCTGGTCTCGGCATCCGGGAAAGTCATCGGAGAAGAGCACAAGGTCGACGACAAAGGCAGGTTGGTGGTCGAGACGGACCGTATAAGATTCGACGGGAACAAAATAATAATCAACTGA